The following are encoded in a window of Phaseolus vulgaris cultivar G19833 chromosome 3, P. vulgaris v2.0, whole genome shotgun sequence genomic DNA:
- the LOC137839247 gene encoding uncharacterized protein codes for MQSWRSIVDCDIVEAFEDRVNAFQVVCSPWPVFVDYVMATWLRPHKLKFVKAWTDKVMHLGNTTSNRVEATHWSLKRVLQNSMGDLCFCWDSINKIIILQHNAIKASFQKSLHVVGHRFKVTTYKKLLGFVSKYALNLIAEELDRVKSVGFDKNSCDGCTLTCTHGLPCACQLASFGAGSIPLKSVHVLWTRLSFDDIAAEQCSYELSIDKEFEVITKRFKELDVAGKVNIKTKLQEIAFPEKTSIYAPHDKVKTKGAVKMARPTKFMRSTKRIPSYFEHVDFLHSQHDSCSSKKSTEGHLPQILPAQSIPLLDQFPVGYHPYIVYVVDVKADGHCGYRAVPAELSMGEESQVVVRMNLLKELSEWRQEYVELFGGDERYEYLKKSLLVDHMSMAGADKWMTIPDMGYVIANRYNVIFVSLSMIQSLSIFPLRTQAPSKFTHHQIIAIGHVHENHFVQVKLKDGCPIPPTDILWASHRYPTAQSWSTYYTSRYKFIHK; via the exons ATGCAGTCTTGGAGATCTATTGTGGATTGTGATATTGTTGAGGCCTTTGAAGATCGTGTCAATGCATTTCAAGTTGTGTGTTCTCCATGGCCTGTATTTGTTGATTATGTGATGGCTACATGGTTACGTccacataaattaaaatttgttaaggCATGGACAGATAAGGTGATGCACTTAGGAAACACAACAAGTAATAGGGTTGAGGCGACACATTGGAGCCTAAAGAGAGTTCTTCAAAATTCCATGGGGGATTTATGTTTCTGCTGGGATTCGATCAACAAGATTATTATTTTACAACATAATGCAATCAAAGCTTCATTCCAAAAGAGTCTGCATGTGGTCGGACATCGGTTTAAGGTTACAACTTACAAAAAATTGTTGGGTTTTGTGTCTAAATATGCTTTGAACCTGATTGCTGAAGAACTTGATAGGGTTAAATCTGTGGGATTTGATAAAAATAGTTGTGATGGATGTACTCTTACATGTACTCATGGTCTTCCTTGTGCGTGTCAATTGGCTTCGTTTGGTGCAGGTAGCATACCACTTAAATCAGTACATGTCCTGTGGACTCGATTAAGCTTTGATGATATTGCAGCAGAACAATGTTCATATGAGTTGTCAATTGACAAAGAGTTTGAGGTGATCACGAAGCGGTTCAAAGAGTTGGACGTTGCAGGTAAGGTTAACATCAAAACTAAATTGCAAGAGATTGCCTTTCCAGAGAAGACATCTATTTACGCACCACATGATAAGGTCAAAACAAAAGGTGCTGTGAAGATGGCTCGTCCTACCAAATTCATGAGATCAACTAAGCGAATCCCTTCTTATTTTGAACATGTGGATTTCTTACACTCACAACATGATAGTTGTTCGAGTAAAAAATCTACTGAAGGACACTTACCACAAATTCTACCAGCACAATCCATTCCTTTGCTTGATCAGTTCCCTGTAGGATATCATCCATACATTGTTTATGTTGTCGACGTTAAGGCTGATGGCCATTGTGGGTACCGTGCTGTTCCTGCCGAATTGAGCATGGGAGAGGAGTCACAGGTTGTTGTTCGAatgaatttgttaaaagaacTAAGTGAATGGAGACAAGAATATGTTGAACTGTTTGGCGGTGATGAACGATATGAATACTTGAAGAAGTCACTTCTAGTTGACCACATGTCTATG GCAGGAGCAGATAAGTGGATGACAATTCCAGACATGGGATACGTTATTGCTAATCGGTATAATGTCATTTTCGTTTCATTGTCCATGATACAATCATTGAGTATTTTTCCTTTAAGAACCCAAGCACCAAGTAAATTCACTCATCACCAAATAATTGCAATTGGGCACGTCCACGAAAATCATTTTGTCCAG GTGAAGCTAAAAGATGGTTGTCCAATTCCACCAACAGATATACTGTGGGCATCACATCGTTATCCCACGGCCCAATCTTGGTCAACATACTACACTAGTCGATACAAGTTTATACACAAATAA
- the LOC137806817 gene encoding LOW QUALITY PROTEIN: subtilisin-like protease SBT5.4 (The sequence of the model RefSeq protein was modified relative to this genomic sequence to represent the inferred CDS: deleted 2 bases in 2 codons; substituted 1 base at 1 genomic stop codon) gives MLSGKHSVFLLLSFILFSVFHAPAFAIKKGLLYSYIVYMGSHEHGEGATYADFDLVTQAHHEFLHSYVGSFEKAKEAMIYSYTRHINGFAAMLEEEEAADIAEHPEVVSVFLNKGRKLHTTHSWEFMDMERVDGVVPSDSVFXKARYGEDTIIAHLDTGVWPESPSFGDEGMGPIPSRWKGTCQHDITGFRCNRKLIGARYFNKGYLAYLGGIAKFNRTLNTARDYEGHGSHTLSTIGGTFVPGANVFGFGNGTAEGGSPKARVASYKVCWPPFEGNECFDADIMAGLDMAIHDGVDVLSLSLGGLASDYFEDGIAIGAFHANMKSIPVVCSAGNSGPSPGTVANVAPWIVTVSASTLDREFDTVIQLHNGQRFKGASLAKAMPESKFYPLIKAAEAKLAKESVENATLCIRGTIDPEKARGKILVCLRGINPRVEKSLVALEAGAAGMILCNDELSGNELIADPHLLPASQVTYKDGLAVYAYVNSTKNPLGYIEPPETKLRTKPAPVMTAFSSRGPNLVTPEILKPDVTAPGVNIIAAYSGAVSPTELNFDKRRVPFITMSGTSMSCPHVAGVVGLLRTLYPTWSPAAIKSAIMTTARTRDNTGKPMLDGNNGKATPFAYGSGHIRPNRAMDPGLVYELTMNDYLNFLCISGYNQTQIKTFSGAHYRCPDIIDILDFNYPTMTIPKLYGSASFTRRVKNVGSPGTYTASLRVPAGLSISVEPNVLKFDKIGEEKSYKLTLKVTRPGEAITFGGITWSDGKHQVRSPIVVGGIRG, from the exons ATGTTGTCCGGAAAGCATTCAGTTTTCCTCTTACTCTCCTTCATTCTCTTTTCTGTTTTTCATGCTCCTGCTTTTGCAATAAAAAAAGGTTTGCTTTAT tcttaCATAGTCTACATGGGATCCCATGAGCATGGTGAAGGAGCCACATATGCTGATTTTGATCTAGTTACACAAGCTCATCATGAGTTCCTTCATTCCTATGTTGGAAG CTTTGAGAAAGCAAAAGAGGCAATGATATACTCTTACACAAGGCACATCAATGGCTTTGCTGCCATGCTGGAAGAGGAAGAAGCGGCTGACATTGCAG AACATCCAGAGGTTGTGTCAGTTTTCTTAAACAAAGGAAGAAAACTACACACTACTCATTCATGGGAATTCATGGACATGGAAAGGGTTGATGGGGTAGTTCCCTCCGATTCAGTGTTCTGAAAAGCCAGATATGGTGAAGATACTATTATTGCGCATCTTGACACTG GTGTATGGCCAGAATCTCCGAGCTTTGGAGATGAGGGGATGGGACCCATTCCATCACGGTGGAAAGGAACTTGTCAACATGATATCACCGGCTTCCGTTGCAACAG GAAGCTTATAGGGGCAAGGTACTTCAACAAAGGTTATCTTGCCTATTTGGGAGGAATAGCAAAATTTAACAGGACACTGAACACAGCACGAGACTATGAGGGTCATGGATCTCACACACTGTCAACAATAGGAGGGACCTTTGTTCCTGGAGCCAATGTGTTTGGCTTTGGAAATGGAACTGCCGAAGGTGGCTCTCCTAAGGCCCGGGTTGCTTCTTACAAGGTGTGCTGGCCACCatttgaaggcaatgaatgctttgatgCTGATATCATGGCAGGCTTAGACATGGCCATACATGATGGGGTTGAtgttctctccctctctcttggAGGGCTTGCTTCGGATTACTTTGAGGATGGTATAGCAATCGGGGCCTTTCATGCTAACATGAAGAGCATTCCTGTTGTATGTTCTGCTGGAAATTCCGGACCTTCGCCTGGAACTGTCGCTAATGTTGCACCTTGGATAGTAACAGTTAGTGCAAGCACGTTGGACAGAGAGTTTGACACTGTTATTCAACTCCACAATGGACAACGCTTCAAG GGAGCAAGCCTTGCCAAAGCTATGCCGGAATCCAAGTTTTACCCACTTATCAAAGCTGCAGAAGCAAAATTGGCCAAGGAATCAGTTGAAAACGC TACTCTGTGTATACGAGGAACAATTGACCCTGAAAAGGCGAGGGGCAAAATATTGGTTTGCCTTAGAGGTATCAATCCAAGAGTGGAAAAGAGTCTGGTTGCTTTGGAGGCTGGTGCAGCTGGGATGATTCTTTGTAATGACGAGTTAAGTGGCAATGAGCTTATTGCTGATCCTCATCTCCTTCCTGCATCACAAGTTACTTATAAAGATGGTCTTGCTGTCTATGCCTACGTGAACTCAACTAA GAATCCACTAGGATATATTGAACCACCCGAGACCAAGTTGCGGACAAAGCCTGCCCCAGTCATGACAGCTTTCTCCTCAAGAGGGCCCAACCTAGTCACCCCAGAGATCCTTAAG CCTGATGTCACCGCT CCAGGTGTGAACATTATTGCTGCCTACTCAGGAGCTGTCAGCCCAACCGAATTGAATTTTGACAAGCGCAGGGTTCCTTTTATCACCATGTCTGGAACATCCATGTCTTGTCCTCATGTGGCTGGAGTTGTTGGCCTTCTCCGGACTCTCTATCCTACTTGGAGTCCAGCAGCTATTAAATCTGCAATAATGACAACTG CCAGGACAAGGGACAACACTGGCAAGCCGATGCTTGATGGGAATAATGGTAAGGCAACGCCATTTGCATATGGGTCTGGCCACATCAGACCAAATCGTGCCATGGATCCCGGGTTGGTGTATGAGTTAACCATGAATGATTACCTAAACTTTCTTTGTATCTCTGGCTATAACCAGACTCAGATAAAGACGTTCTCTGGTGCACATTATCGTTGCCCTGATATAATAGACATCCTGGATTTCAACTACCCTACAATGACAATACCAAAACTTTATGGCTCAGCTAGTTTCACACGGAGGGTGAAAAATGTTGGGTCACCAGGCACTTACACTGCAAGTCTTAGAGTACCAGCAGGCCTTTCCATCTCTGTGGAGCCTAATGTGTTGAAATTTGACAAAATTGGGGAAGAGAAGAGCTATAAGTTGACACTGAAAGTAACAAGACCGGGTGAGGCTATAACA TTTGGAGGCATAACTTGGTCTGATGGGAAACATCAAGTGAGGAGTCCAATTGTAGTTGGTGGAATTAGAGGGTAG
- the LOC137839248 gene encoding uncharacterized protein, whose product MARLKQIARIVASSSGAQPSTSAPAPPPPDATSYHDNARVYDWAPLTLLAETSTLLPQGHLTSLLSNDPDEPSCAVDRENDFNIYTMSGKERRKALLELARLKGAKGTGSSSSTTDPIAAPPLSVALAEGPEPGRKRRKLVKTFPSSAAAPAPSTEEESSGSPLVHRKRKLPAVGGVSPLQLGEIEVVEIEEGSPSPPSIQPAPVPTSFPSPQQLPSPAPRSPSPSPAGQPLGQSTPPAGGDSARSGDLS is encoded by the exons ATGGCCCGCTTAAAACAAATCGCTCGAATCGTCGCTtcgtcttctggtgcacagccttcaaCAAGTGCACCGGCGCCGCCACCACCCGATGCTACCTCctaccatgacaacgccagggtTTACGACTGGGCTCCCTTGACGTTGCTGGCCGAAACCTCCACCCTACTACCGCAGGGTCACCTCACATCCCTTCTGAGCAACGACCCAGACGAGCCTTCTTGCGCCGtcgacagggaaaacgactttAATATCT ATACGATGTCAGGGAAGGAAAGGAGGAAagctttgctggagcttgccagaCTCAAAggggccaaagggactggctcctcttcttccaccaccgatCCTATCGCCGCtcctcctctctcggtcgcgctagctgaaggccccgagccaggaAGGAAGAGAAGAAAGCTGGTGAAGacctttccttcatctgctgctgCTCCTGCTCCCTCAACCGAAGAGGAAAGCTCAGGCTCTCCTCTCGTGCACCGCAAGAGGAAACTTCCAGCGGTTGGGGGGGTTTCACCTCTTCAGCTTGGGGAGATTGAGGTAGTGGagatagaggaaggttcaccctcGCCTCCTTCTATTCAACCTGCCCCAGTGCCAACAAGCTTTCCCTCTCCTCAACAACTGCCATCCCCAGCTCCTCGATCACCATCTCCTTCCCCAGCAGGCCAACCACTTGGTCAATCCACTCCACCTGCTGGGGGCGATTCTGCTCGCTCGGGGGACCTCTCGTGA